The Arachis ipaensis cultivar K30076 chromosome B10, Araip1.1, whole genome shotgun sequence DNA window aaggataaaatatattttttactcttaatgtttgtgattttttttaaatattcttaacgtttaattatatttaattttatccctaacttttttaatttgtattaaaattatTCTTGGATGTTAATTCCATTATttaaaatgttggggacaaaaataaaAACGTTTAGGAATATTtctgaaacaaataaaaaatgttaaagacaattgaatgaataaaaaatattaaaaaaaattgaataagatTAAATGTTAggagtatttttaaaaaaaattacaaattttaaagacaaaaaaatactttATCAAAAAAGATAAAATAGGTAAAAATAAATGAGAACTACAATCAAAATAATACTTGTAAATTatgtttataaaataaaattctaatttcagtGTACAAATCATTTATCCTATATAAAAAGATAAACACAGGACACACAATACAAAATCAAACACAAAAATTGGGAATCTACTTCTCCATAtttgttattatatatttataaatactaaaattaatttaattaaactgaaaataaaacttctAATTTATGATGACTAGCTAGTAGAAATATAGAATGCTACTACTTTTAATGAAGATAAATTATTCTAGTACACTAAATTTTTGTAACTTATTAACACTGATTTTAACATCTTAGATTTTGATGTATTTTTTACTTTGAATACTTTAACTCTTAATTTTTCATCCTTAAATTTTATTGGTATTAAAAAAATAATGCACAAAATAATGAAATATCATTATTCTTAGCTATAAAATAACAAGGAGGAAAAATGGAAAATATTTTTAGCAAAACAAATACAATTAAAACGAGAGTGATAATATATATTTCCTATCAATTCATTTTGTGAGTTAAAAGATTAGAAGAAAAAAAACCTAAACCAGTCAATTCCAAAGCGCCAAGCTCACTGAAATATTTGACTTCTACAGCTTTATATGGCCTTGTAACCAGATGTTGTGTGAATGGAATTTCTTTACCTCTTGTTTCTTGTATCATGGATGATGAATGACGTTTACAACACAATTTTCgcaagatgaaaaaaaaaaaaagagggtagAATGTGAAAAGGACATACCTAACatatataaaaaggaaaaaaatgaattagGCCAATTCTACAGTATTTATGAGTTGGTACCTAAATTTTACCTAACTTACCTTTTGtagtaaattttaattttttaaaaataatttattattatattttttaaattaaatattattttttaactttttttagtAAATAAACACCACCTTTTAAACATCATAGCATCACCAATGAATTAACAGAAAGAACTGCTACGAAAATTATCCATAGAGGGGTCACAAAGGTCAACAATGGGGAGGAAACTTGATGTGAAATGCAAGATTAGAAAATGGGCCTAAGGGGGATCTTGGTTCTTACTTCTCAATTTCTCAAAATTATTACTGGAatctttctcttcttttcataGATATTAGATACCCAatttgaataacaaaaaaaaaaatctaaattcacATAATAAATCAACCATTTAAATTAATCATGGAATCTTTAAACTCTACCTAGTGGCTCTCTTACCCACACGTGTCAGTTCCATTCAAACGTCCCTATATATTTCCAAGAAATTTTCCTCAAAATGGACTGCAAAAACCAAAACACACAGACAACACGTCCTGTGTTGGCAAATCTTAATATACAATAATTCATTGACGTGATTCTGGTTGAAACCTTTATtagtatcttaattttttttgggaCTCCAATCTAGccaactttcattattatataCAAATCAAAATTATTTGTGCTTTGCCAAATCTTCACTCATCCTCTTATGTCTTTTCCTTAACAATCAAAAGCCAAACAAGAACACCAGTTTGTTCattcaaaccagaaacacaaaagcAATCATTGAGCAGCAAAGTTTGGATTTTTTCTTTGATTCCTTTTCTTTATCATGGTCTCTGTTTCGGTCTTATACTCTGTTTCTCTTTAGATTTCTTCTTTACTCCTTCATTTCCATATACCCTGAAGTTCCTTAATCATCAAGTTACTATTTTTGTGCCAAAATTAGTGTTTTTGAATCCAATCTGAACATGGGTCACTACACTTTGTTGTTGAACACTTGTTTTCTTATAGTGGTGTGTGCCTTCATGGTTGTTCATTTGCAACTTCCTGAAGTTGTCGATGTGGACAACCACACCGACAACTCTTTCTCTAACATAACAACCGACCAAGATTGCAACAGTTTGCACAACCATGACGACTACAAACACAAGTGTCTGTACCTCAAATCCAACGATCCATGCGTGTCTCAGGGCTACATCGATtaccttttcttcttctattgcAAGCTTGGGAGGTTCCCTCTTTTAGGTTACACTCTATTGATACTTTGGCTCCTTGTTTTGTTTTACATGTTGGCAAACACTACTTGTCAGTATTTTTGTCCTTCACTTGAAAATCTTTCAAAGTTTCTCAGGTTGTCGCCAACAATTGCTGGGGTGACTCTTCTCTCCCTTGGCAATGGTGCCAGTGATGTCTTCTCAAGCCTTGTTTCTTTCCAAGGTAGTGGGACCCAAAGCATTGGCTTCAACACTGTTCTTGGTGGGGTTTCTTTTGTCACTTGTGTTGTTGTGGGCCTAGTTAGCATTTCAATACGTAACAAGAGTGTTGGGGTTATCAAATCTGCGTTTGTGAGGGAtgtttgctttctctttctcgttcttttgttcttgtttagCATCTTGATCAGTGGTGAGATCAATGTTCTTGGTGCAGTTGGTTTTACTCTTTTGTATGGGTTGTATGTGGTTGTTGTTTACGTGTCTTCCACGCGATGGAAGGATGGTTGTGGTGGCGAAGGGGTTGTCGGGGTTGTCGGGGTTGATGGTGTTGCTGATATTGCTGAAAATCTGAACGTGCAGCTTCTGAATTCCATTGAGAAAGGTTTTATTGATGAAAATGAAATGAATGATGTTAAAGAAAAGAGGAACTGGTGTTTGGGATCTTCAATATGGCGAAATTCCCTTTATGCCCTTGAGATGCCACTTTACTTGCCAAGGAGGTTGACAATTCCGGTTGTTTGTGAAGAAAATTGGTCAAAGCCATTTGCTGTGGGTTCAGTGATTTTGGCACCGGTTCTGTTATGTGTAATTTGGGTTCCTTTTAATCGAGAAAATTTTATGAACACCTTTATGATCTATGGGATCGGTTTATTAATTGGAATTGTACTTGGAATAGCGGCAATTTTAACTACAAATATGTCGGCGCCGCCGCCGCGGAAGTGGTTGTTTCCGTGGCTTGCCGGAGGGTTTCTGATGAGTGTGACTTGGAGTTACATTTCAGCTCAAGAATTGGTAGGGTTGCTAGTTTCAATTGGATACATTTgtggaattagtccttcaattctAGGGTTAACGGTTCTTGCTTGGGGGAATTCACTTGGGGATTTAATGACGAATTTAACCCTGGCTATAAATGGTGGATCTGAGGGTGCTCAAATTGCAATTTCAGGTTGCTATGCTGGCCCAATATTTAATACTCTTGTTGGGTTGGGTTTGTCTCTTGTTACTTGCACTTGGTCACAGTACCCACAAAATGTTGTCATCACTAAAGATTTATATCTATGGGAGACAATGGGATTTTTGGTCATTGGATTAATTTGGGCACTTGTGGTTTTGATTAGAAAAGATATGAAACTTAATGGACTTTTGGGAGTGGGGCTTTTGGTAATTTACTTCGTTTCTCTATTTCTGAGGCTAGTTCAGACTAAAGGGTCTCTAGATCTAGACCAATTCTAATAGAACTTTATAATTGATAATTCTTAATTTCTAAGCCTGTTATTATTGTAAAATTGGTGTATTGATACAAGTTTAATAACATAGATTTAGAAACACTCATGAATGAGTTTTTATTATCAGAGTTCTTAAGTTTATGATGCTATTAAAATTGTGTTCATGATGTAAGAAGTATTTATTAGTATGAATTTGCCATAAGTGTTGTGTAACTATTATTATTGGTATTGCCAAAATGGCTTTACATTCTGTAAAGGAAACTTTTGCAGTTTCAACCATGATAGGAAGGTCTTAAGTGTAAATTTCTTTGCTGCATGATTATTAATTTAGAAATTTTGTTTATAGCCATTATAGGAGCAATTTCTTATTCTAATTgaccaatttttttataatataacttttataatcatcaaaagttaaataatatcacgtattaaaatttaaatatttaatttaatttacttttttttttatttattatacaaATAATATTGCNNNNNcattaacatttttatttatatctactttcttttcatttttttcttttatttttcataatttattttaaatatatatcttcttttttgcaatttcttcttttttttttttctttcttcgtaTTCCTTAAATGAATGAAAACACACAAGATGAAGAAAGATAAAACAAGGGAATAATATAGTTTTGAAAGAATTAGTAAGGATAACGATAACCAATACTTTTTCAGAAAGAGgggaaatacaataaaaaatgacTTATAGTTTgcaaaaattcaacaaacatGCATGTAAAtctaaacaaaataaagattGCTTTAAATGCATTTTCTATTTTATACTTACCCTTATTTAATATACGTTTGGAATTTAGTGAAATGTATTacttatgtttattttgtttcaaatatatgtttatttctttgtttattgtATGTTACATTTATTGATTATACAAAGCGTATTTGCCATAAATAAGAGTGGTGAATAAgtgttaaaatatttttaatatgataATTTCTGACATAATGGATAATTAAAATGGTTTTGAACAACAGTATACAGtatattttaaacttttaatttttattttaaaaaataaaatatgatctcttatttttaaataatttttttatatttttttaattccacttataaaataaataataaaaaattatagtatagtaaaatttaaaatttaaaagaactaAACCCTAAACAGTTAGATATATGATAAACAATGTACAATAAATTTAAGAAGGGTGGTACTTGCATCAAAAGCATCATTAATTACCACTGCTACTTTGTACATAGCTTTAATTTCCTTGGCTATTTGCAATTCTTGTGAATTAAGAATAAGATGAATGAATTACAAGTTTTCGGTGGttcactattttatggttattCTTGTGTTAAATTTGGTGGTTTTAAATTAtcgatctttaatttttctttttaccattcgatgtcgtgatctgtgtgttaagtgttttcaggctttatagggcatgaatagcttggaggatggaaacAAAGTTTGCAAAAAtagaaagaacacaagaaaccaagaaGCTGACCAGcaaggatcgacgcgcacgcacggctcacgcgtacgcatgacttgaAGCATTCCacagcgacgcggacgcgcacttgACGCGTATGcgcacctgacgcgtacgcgtgacgcgcacagaagaccatcgacgcgtacgcgtgactgacgcgtacgcgtgatgtgcgTAATACTCTGCgactgcagaattcgctgggggcgattttgggctgaattttgacccaattttcaacccagaaacacagactagagccaggggacaggGAGACTCAGGACATTCTCTCATtcattagttttagttttagtttttggaTCGGGAAGAAAAAAGAACGCTACTTCTTCC harbors:
- the LOC107624447 gene encoding cation/calcium exchanger 2-like; the protein is MGHYTLLLNTCFLIVVCAFMVVHLQLPEVVDVDNHTDNSFSNITTDQDCNSLHNHDDYKHKCLYLKSNDPCVSQGYIDYLFFFYCKLGRFPLLGYTLLILWLLVLFYMLANTTCQYFCPSLENLSKFLRLSPTIAGVTLLSLGNGASDVFSSLVSFQGSGTQSIGFNTVLGGVSFVTCVVVGLVSISIRNKSVGVIKSAFVRDVCFLFLVLLFLFSILISGEINVLGAVGFTLLYGLYVVVVYVSSTRWKDGCGGEGVVGVVGVDGVADIAENLNVQLLNSIEKGFIDENEMNDVKEKRNWCLGSSIWRNSLYALEMPLYLPRRLTIPVVCEENWSKPFAVGSVILAPVLLCVIWVPFNRENFMNTFMIYGIGLLIGIVLGIAAILTTNMSAPPPRKWLFPWLAGGFLMSVTWSYISAQELVGLLVSIGYICGISPSILGLTVLAWGNSLGDLMTNLTLAINGGSEGAQIAISGCYAGPIFNTLVGLGLSLVTCTWSQYPQNVVITKDLYLWETMGFLVIGLIWALVVLIRKDMKLNGLLGVGLLVIYFVSLFLRLVQTKGSLDLDQF